From the Gammaproteobacteria bacterium genome, one window contains:
- a CDS encoding LysM peptidoglycan-binding domain-containing protein has protein sequence MSRFLIVVDGEFKHDIANSGTDYIYTDMGQGEPGSVSQHTINPGDTLESISTTYFGSSAYWYLIAEANGIENSESLKPGTTLTIPG, from the coding sequence GTGTCCCGCTTCCTCATCGTCGTCGACGGCGAATTCAAACACGACATCGCCAACTCCGGCACCGACTACATCTATACCGACATGGGCCAAGGCGAACCGGGCTCGGTGTCACAACACACCATAAATCCGGGCGACACCCTGGAGAGTATCTCCACCACCTACTTCGGCAGCTCAGCCTACTGGTACCTCATCGCCGAGGCCAACGGGATAGAAAACAGCGAATCCCTCAAACCCGGCACTACCCTCACCATCCCCGGCG
- a CDS encoding XRE family transcriptional regulator, producing MRKFINADALQRALEQKGWTQAKLADEVGVSSQSVTNWVQGEGFPRPAALLKLATSLRLSFDELVNTETQSLPIVAFRKKGSAKTTDAHIKKACEIGMLLKPLVPFLPEMHALRTLITSPSTDYNKLQLAVSQTRSRLGIGDNAVLHYEQLIGEFSENGAILVPVLWGAKGNHENAMHIRLPEEDVTFIFVNLDTHAEDFKFWMAHELAHVFTPELAGKTKGEDFADAFAGALLFPQSCAELAYTELSRKRTTNAEIDILRRYAHTHSISLNTVFQQVREFAKNTGLPFLKIDETAIHKVRNKFSGPLVSEALFDPLPPTPKQYIANAENVFRSDFFFALKQMIVKRGTEAGYLQQVLDLSIGDAIAMREDLLS from the coding sequence ATGCGTAAATTCATCAATGCCGATGCACTCCAACGAGCCCTGGAACAAAAGGGTTGGACTCAAGCCAAGTTAGCCGATGAGGTGGGGGTATCATCGCAATCGGTTACAAACTGGGTTCAAGGCGAAGGCTTCCCACGTCCTGCTGCGCTGTTAAAACTCGCAACCTCATTGCGTCTTAGTTTTGATGAACTGGTCAACACTGAAACTCAATCACTTCCAATCGTTGCTTTTCGAAAAAAGGGTAGTGCCAAAACAACTGACGCACACATCAAGAAAGCGTGCGAAATCGGAATGCTGCTCAAGCCTCTTGTTCCATTCCTGCCTGAGATGCACGCGTTGCGAACATTAATTACGTCTCCTTCCACTGACTACAACAAATTACAACTTGCTGTTTCACAGACTCGTTCTCGATTAGGCATAGGTGATAACGCAGTTCTACATTATGAACAACTCATTGGCGAGTTTTCGGAAAATGGGGCCATTTTAGTTCCGGTGCTCTGGGGTGCCAAAGGCAATCATGAGAATGCCATGCACATTCGTTTGCCCGAAGAGGATGTCACTTTTATCTTTGTTAATCTTGACACTCACGCCGAGGACTTTAAGTTTTGGATGGCGCATGAGCTTGCGCATGTTTTCACACCGGAATTGGCTGGTAAGACCAAAGGTGAAGACTTTGCAGATGCCTTCGCTGGTGCTTTGCTGTTTCCTCAATCCTGTGCTGAATTAGCCTACACTGAACTAAGCCGTAAACGTACGACTAATGCAGAAATTGACATTTTACGTCGCTACGCACATACGCATAGCATCTCCCTAAACACGGTGTTTCAGCAAGTGCGAGAGTTTGCGAAAAATACCGGTTTACCGTTTTTGAAAATAGACGAAACCGCAATACACAAAGTACGAAATAAGTTCTCTGGCCCCTTGGTGAGCGAGGCGCTGTTTGATCCACTACCACCTACACCTAAGCAATATATTGCAAATGCTGAAAACGTCTTTCGTTCAGACTTTTTTTTCGCCCTAAAACAAATGATAGTTAAACGCGGCACAGAGGCCGGCTATCTACAACAAGTGTTAGATCTGTCAATTGGCGATGCAATTGCGATGCGTGAGGATCTACTTAGTTGA
- a CDS encoding thioredoxin domain-containing protein, whose amino-acid sequence MNNRIFETSYENFDTEVIQASHQQPILVDLWADWCPPCVVIAPILEKVVNEWQTPIHLAKLEVDEGLNMKIAGQYKVRGFPTILLFHNGEEIGRFNGAKSRSFVEQFLVENLS is encoded by the coding sequence ATGAATAATCGTATCTTCGAAACCAGCTACGAAAACTTCGACACCGAAGTGATCCAGGCCTCTCATCAACAACCCATACTCGTCGACCTGTGGGCAGACTGGTGTCCGCCGTGTGTCGTCATCGCGCCGATACTGGAAAAAGTCGTAAATGAATGGCAAACCCCCATTCATCTTGCAAAGCTTGAAGTCGATGAAGGCTTGAATATGAAAATAGCGGGGCAATACAAGGTTCGTGGCTTTCCTACGATTTTGCTTTTCCATAACGGCGAAGAAATAGGACGGTTTAACGGGGCGAAATCGCGGAGTTTTGTGGAGCAGTTTTTGGTGGAGAATTTGTCGTGA
- the ftsH gene encoding ATP-dependent zinc metalloprotease FtsH has protein sequence MQAKWLALALVGAIVMVAVIGGSSGRSADPRFNIPYSDFVQKVNNDEVSKVYIDQGAIYGIFADGKSFWTDAPYDPGIMGDLLNHNVVVTAAPMDKPSFARTFLMSWLPFIILIGVFIYFSRRAQGGAGGGAMKFGKSRAKSFEAGTVNIKLSDVAGVEEAKEEVGEIVDFLKDASHFTRVGGKIPRGVLMVGSPGTGKTLLAKAIAGEAGVPFFSISGSDFVEMFVGVGASRVRDLFVEAKKVAPCIVFIDEIDAVGRKRGAGYGGGNDEREQTLNQLLVEMDGFEGNEGIVVVAATNRPDVLDNALLRPGRFDRQVTVPLPDVKGREQILKVHMRKVAIGDDIDAKVIARGTPGFSGADLANIVNEAALFAARARRDYIEMLDFEKAKDKILMGAERRSMVMSPDEKKITAYHEAGHAIVGLCVPEHDPVHKVSIIPRGRALGVTMYLPEEDRLSYSKRRLESQLSSLYGGRLAEEIIFGEDSVTTGASNDIQRATELATNMVRKWGLSSVVGPLAFTEEQGAGYLGQNANEKSVSGSTAEKIDSEIKVIIERNYNRARDILKDKIQILHNMADALIDYETIDKEQVAILMKGEKLKPSKDQTSKDDKDEQSSMPYSGDDSGLSPAMRNRTDI, from the coding sequence ATGCAGGCAAAATGGTTAGCGTTGGCACTTGTTGGTGCAATCGTCATGGTAGCAGTCATCGGAGGTTCGTCCGGTCGTAGCGCCGATCCCCGTTTTAACATTCCGTATTCTGACTTCGTTCAAAAAGTGAATAACGACGAAGTGTCCAAGGTCTATATCGACCAGGGGGCTATCTACGGAATCTTTGCCGATGGCAAATCCTTTTGGACCGACGCGCCCTATGACCCGGGCATTATGGGTGATCTGCTCAATCACAATGTTGTAGTAACTGCCGCGCCGATGGACAAGCCGAGTTTTGCGCGCACCTTCTTAATGTCCTGGTTACCGTTCATCATCCTCATTGGCGTGTTCATCTATTTTTCCCGCCGCGCCCAGGGTGGTGCCGGTGGTGGCGCAATGAAATTCGGCAAGTCCCGCGCAAAATCGTTTGAAGCGGGAACCGTCAACATAAAATTATCCGATGTCGCTGGCGTTGAAGAGGCCAAGGAAGAAGTAGGCGAGATCGTAGACTTTTTAAAAGACGCCTCCCACTTCACACGTGTTGGTGGAAAGATTCCTAGGGGTGTGTTGATGGTTGGTTCTCCCGGTACCGGTAAAACACTCCTCGCGAAAGCGATTGCAGGCGAGGCCGGTGTGCCGTTCTTTTCCATTTCCGGTTCTGATTTCGTTGAGATGTTTGTCGGTGTTGGTGCATCACGCGTGCGCGACTTGTTTGTCGAAGCCAAGAAAGTTGCACCGTGTATTGTGTTCATCGACGAGATCGACGCCGTGGGTCGCAAGCGCGGCGCAGGTTATGGCGGTGGAAACGATGAACGTGAACAGACCTTGAATCAATTATTGGTAGAGATGGACGGCTTCGAAGGTAATGAAGGCATCGTGGTTGTTGCCGCGACTAACCGTCCTGACGTGCTAGACAATGCCTTGCTGCGCCCCGGTCGTTTCGACAGACAGGTGACTGTGCCTCTTCCTGATGTCAAAGGTCGCGAACAGATACTCAAAGTCCATATGCGCAAAGTCGCCATCGGTGACGATATCGACGCCAAGGTTATTGCGCGCGGTACACCGGGATTCTCTGGTGCCGATCTCGCCAATATCGTTAATGAAGCCGCCTTGTTTGCCGCACGCGCACGTCGTGACTACATCGAAATGCTCGACTTCGAAAAGGCAAAAGACAAAATTCTGATGGGCGCAGAACGACGCTCAATGGTCATGAGTCCCGATGAAAAGAAGATTACCGCTTATCACGAAGCCGGTCACGCCATCGTCGGCCTGTGTGTACCAGAGCATGATCCCGTACACAAAGTCAGTATCATACCGCGTGGACGCGCCCTGGGCGTAACCATGTATTTACCCGAAGAAGACCGACTCAGTTACAGCAAACGTCGTCTGGAAAGCCAGTTGTCCAGTCTCTATGGCGGACGCCTTGCCGAGGAAATCATTTTTGGCGAAGACTCGGTAACAACAGGCGCAAGCAACGATATTCAACGCGCGACCGAACTCGCAACCAATATGGTGCGCAAGTGGGGCTTGTCGAGCGTGGTTGGACCCTTGGCCTTTACCGAAGAACAAGGCGCTGGTTATCTTGGTCAAAACGCCAATGAAAAATCCGTGTCGGGTTCTACTGCGGAAAAGATCGACTCGGAAATCAAAGTCATCATCGAACGCAATTACAACCGCGCACGGGATATTCTGAAAGACAAGATTCAAATTCTTCACAACATGGCAGATGCGCTGATCGATTACGAAACCATTGATAAGGAACAAGTCGCCATTTTGATGAAAGGCGAAAAACTCAAGCCGAGTAAAGATCAGACTAGCAAGGACGACAAAGACGAGCAGAGCAGCATGCCATATTCAGGTGATGACTCTGGTTTGAGCCCGGCGATGCGTAATCGCACAGACATTTAG
- a CDS encoding pyridoxal phosphate-dependent aminotransferase, with the protein MQDPVARRMREIEPFHVMKLLARARELEAQGRDIVHMEIGEPDFPSPPQVLQAGIRALESGYTHYTPALGLMALREAIADYYRQHYKIEFDARRVVVTPGSSGALQLLFGTLVNPGDSVLLTDPGYPCNRHFVRLFEGRAINIPVDANQNFQPRPEDIHRYADQHTRGLLVASPANPTGTVLSAESIRELAATLKQHDGYLIVDEIYHGLEYTDERLPTALHYGENVFVINSFSKFFGMTGWRLGWMVVPEEFIEPIDKLAQNIFLAASTPAQHAALACFTPETMEELERRRMEFQHRRDFLLPALERLGFKIKSVPTGAFYIYCDCSAFTQDSFLWCNELLEQAGVAITPGIDFGTHLANTHVRFAYTTSIERLEEGMKRLEAYLQH; encoded by the coding sequence ATGCAAGATCCTGTCGCCCGGCGCATGCGCGAGATCGAGCCGTTTCATGTCATGAAACTGTTGGCGCGCGCGCGTGAGCTAGAGGCACAGGGGCGTGATATCGTGCATATGGAAATCGGTGAGCCGGATTTTCCTTCACCGCCGCAAGTGTTACAGGCCGGCATCCGTGCACTGGAATCCGGTTACACACATTACACGCCCGCCCTGGGTCTGATGGCTTTACGCGAGGCGATAGCCGACTATTATCGCCAGCACTACAAAATTGAATTTGATGCGCGACGAGTCGTGGTAACCCCGGGTTCATCCGGTGCGCTGCAGCTGTTGTTTGGCACCTTGGTGAATCCAGGGGATAGTGTTTTGCTCACCGACCCCGGCTATCCCTGCAATCGTCATTTTGTGCGTTTGTTCGAGGGCAGGGCGATAAATATTCCAGTCGACGCCAACCAGAATTTTCAACCAAGGCCTGAGGACATTCATCGCTATGCCGATCAACATACCCGAGGATTACTGGTGGCATCACCGGCCAATCCGACGGGTACTGTATTGTCGGCTGAATCGATACGCGAATTGGCCGCAACGCTCAAACAGCATGATGGTTATTTAATCGTCGATGAGATATATCACGGCCTTGAATATACGGACGAGCGCTTACCCACTGCATTGCATTATGGCGAGAATGTTTTTGTTATAAACAGTTTTTCCAAATTTTTCGGTATGACCGGCTGGCGACTTGGCTGGATGGTTGTGCCAGAAGAGTTTATTGAGCCCATCGACAAGCTCGCACAAAATATTTTTCTTGCCGCGTCGACACCAGCGCAACATGCGGCGCTGGCGTGTTTTACCCCCGAAACAATGGAAGAGCTGGAAAGACGTCGTATGGAATTTCAGCACCGGCGCGATTTCCTGCTGCCTGCTCTCGAAAGACTGGGATTCAAAATAAAATCTGTACCTACTGGTGCCTTTTATATCTATTGTGATTGCTCTGCATTTACGCAGGACAGTTTTCTATGGTGTAACGAGTTGCTTGAACAAGCAGGTGTCGCCATTACGCCCGGGATAGATTTTGGTACCCATCTCGCCAATACCCATGTACGCTTCGCCTATACCACCTCGATTGAGCGCCTGGAGGAGGGAATGAAACGTCTGGAAGCATATCTTCAGCACTGA
- a CDS encoding HAD family hydrolase gives MAQLEAILFDVDGTLAETERDGHRVAFNMAFAAEGLDWEWSESLYGKLLAVTGGKERIRRYIDQYLNDFHYDGDLDEMIKALHLSKNGYYAQLVEQGKISLRPGVERLINEARAQNIRLAIATTTSMENVTNLLTGTLGKESIEWFELIAAGDIVPAKKPAPDIYFYTLEKMQLAAENCIAIEDSSNGIRSSRAADLTTLITPSIYTMDDDFSEAALIVETLDSGDVTVDTLRQLLDN, from the coding sequence ATGGCACAACTTGAAGCCATATTGTTTGATGTAGACGGGACGCTGGCTGAGACGGAACGCGACGGGCATAGGGTAGCATTTAATATGGCTTTTGCCGCCGAAGGACTCGACTGGGAGTGGAGTGAGTCACTCTATGGTAAATTGTTGGCGGTAACCGGTGGCAAAGAACGGATACGCCGCTATATTGATCAGTACCTGAACGACTTTCATTACGACGGCGACCTTGATGAAATGATCAAGGCGCTGCACTTGAGCAAGAACGGCTATTACGCGCAATTGGTCGAGCAGGGGAAAATTTCCCTACGCCCTGGTGTGGAACGACTCATCAATGAAGCACGCGCACAAAATATTCGTCTTGCGATTGCTACAACGACTAGCATGGAAAACGTGACCAATTTGCTGACTGGAACGCTGGGTAAAGAGTCGATTGAATGGTTTGAGCTAATCGCGGCGGGCGACATTGTCCCAGCCAAAAAACCTGCACCAGACATTTATTTTTATACACTGGAAAAAATGCAACTGGCGGCGGAGAATTGTATCGCGATTGAGGATTCATCCAATGGCATACGCTCGTCACGGGCTGCCGATCTGACGACCTTGATCACACCGAGTATCTATACCATGGATGACGATTTCAGCGAGGCGGCTTTAATCGTAGAAACATTGGATAGTGGTGATGTGACCGTCGATACTTTACGCCAATTGTTGGATAACTAG
- the dksA gene encoding RNA polymerase-binding protein DksA — translation MAATKNEASAKGKGFLGFEPYEPKKGEEYMSDGQVEHFKDILKAWKRELMEEVDRTVHHMQDEAANFPDPNDRATQESEFTMELRARDRERKLIKKIEESLKHLESGDYGYCDQCGVEIGIRRLEARPTATLCIDCKTLDEIKERHLGS, via the coding sequence ATGGCGGCCACCAAAAATGAAGCCAGTGCCAAGGGCAAGGGTTTTTTGGGTTTCGAGCCTTATGAGCCCAAGAAGGGCGAAGAATATATGAGCGACGGCCAGGTCGAGCATTTCAAAGATATTTTGAAGGCCTGGAAACGTGAGCTGATGGAAGAGGTCGACCGCACTGTGCATCACATGCAGGACGAAGCTGCCAACTTTCCGGATCCTAACGATCGCGCTACGCAAGAGTCTGAATTTACTATGGAATTGCGTGCCAGAGATCGCGAGCGCAAGCTCATCAAAAAGATTGAGGAGTCACTCAAACACCTGGAGTCCGGTGACTACGGTTATTGTGACCAGTGTGGTGTGGAAATTGGCATTCGTCGCCTGGAAGCGCGTCCAACGGCTACACTTTGCATCGACTGCAAAACCCTGGATGAAATCAAGGAAAGACATCTGGGTAGCTAG
- a CDS encoding DUF3579 domain-containing protein codes for MTDHSKKLIIESVREDGSKLRPSDWIERLSANMAEFGKDHRLHYSNKVRPKVIDGEKCLCIDSRLQSENPEAFEFILGFARSNQLRTREA; via the coding sequence ATGACCGATCATTCGAAAAAATTGATTATTGAGAGCGTTAGAGAGGATGGCAGTAAATTAAGGCCGAGTGACTGGATAGAAAGACTATCCGCGAATATGGCCGAGTTTGGTAAGGATCACCGCCTACACTATTCAAACAAGGTTCGACCGAAAGTCATTGATGGTGAAAAGTGTCTTTGCATTGATTCACGTCTGCAAAGTGAGAATCCAGAAGCTTTTGAGTTCATCCTGGGGTTTGCACGAAGCAATCAACTGAGAACCCGTGAAGCCTAG
- the thrC gene encoding threonine synthase yields the protein MPFRQRYTGLIEKYRDRLPIHDDTRIISLGEGNTPLIRLNNIPRELGKDVDIYIKYEGLNPTGSFKDRGMTMAVTKAVEEGSKAIICASTGNTSAAAAAYAARAGITAFVLIPDGKIAMGKLAQAMLHGAVVIQIKGNFDDGMKLVKQVGNEVPVTIVNSINPYRLQGQKTAAFEIVEELECAPDYHCLPVGNAGNITAHWMGYTEYFEHGIVNNRPVMVGYQASGAAPFLRGEMVDNPETVATAIRIGHPQSWDKAWAAQKESKGWFDECSDEEILAAQALLARREGIFCEPASATSLAGAIRDIKSGKIPEGSKVVCTLTGHGLKDPDTAIKQAGSRIESVDATLEAVKKAIQSNITE from the coding sequence GTGCCATTTAGACAACGCTATACAGGTCTGATCGAAAAATACCGCGATCGTCTGCCTATCCATGACGACACACGTATCATCAGCCTGGGCGAGGGAAACACCCCCCTTATTCGACTCAACAATATTCCGCGTGAGCTGGGTAAGGACGTCGACATCTATATCAAATACGAAGGTCTGAACCCAACCGGGTCGTTCAAAGATCGTGGTATGACGATGGCGGTGACCAAGGCGGTGGAAGAGGGTAGCAAAGCCATTATCTGCGCCTCGACCGGTAACACCTCTGCCGCTGCTGCAGCGTATGCGGCGCGCGCGGGTATTACCGCATTCGTACTGATTCCCGATGGCAAGATCGCCATGGGTAAGCTCGCGCAGGCCATGTTGCATGGCGCGGTGGTTATCCAGATCAAAGGAAACTTTGACGACGGCATGAAGCTGGTAAAGCAAGTGGGTAACGAAGTCCCTGTGACCATCGTCAATTCCATTAACCCATATCGTCTACAAGGACAAAAAACCGCGGCCTTCGAAATCGTCGAGGAGCTTGAGTGTGCGCCTGACTATCACTGTCTCCCTGTGGGCAATGCCGGCAATATCACCGCGCATTGGATGGGCTATACCGAATATTTTGAACACGGCATCGTCAATAACCGACCTGTAATGGTGGGTTATCAGGCTTCAGGTGCAGCACCATTCCTCCGTGGCGAGATGGTAGATAATCCCGAAACCGTGGCTACGGCGATACGCATTGGTCACCCTCAATCATGGGACAAGGCCTGGGCAGCTCAGAAGGAGTCAAAGGGCTGGTTTGATGAGTGTTCTGATGAGGAGATTCTCGCTGCGCAGGCTTTATTGGCGCGCAGAGAAGGCATATTCTGCGAACCCGCATCGGCAACCTCACTCGCAGGTGCCATACGCGATATCAAATCGGGCAAAATCCCTGAAGGTAGCAAGGTTGTGTGTACACTGACAGGCCACGGTCTCAAAGATCCCGATACAGCGATTAAACAAGCTGGCTCTCGTATCGAATCAGTAGACGCAACTCTTGAAGCGGTGAAGAAGGCGATACAGTCAAACATCACAGAATAA
- a CDS encoding homoserine dehydrogenase: protein MNPVKVGVLGLGTVGSGTISVLQRNREEIARRAGREIQVIQAAARDISRTRSCDTSDIELTTEAKQVVNNPDIDIVVELIGGDTLARDLVMTAINNGKHVVTANKALIAKYGNEIFSAAQNKGVMVAFEAAVAGGIPIIKAIREGLAGNRIEWLAGIINGTGNFILTEMRDKGRDFADVLSEAQRLGYAEADPTFDVEGIDAAHKLTILGSIAFGIPLQFEKTYTEGITKITRDDVEYAEQLGYRIKHLGFARRTDEGIEMRVHPTLIPERRLIANVDGVMNAVLVKGDAVGATMYYGAGAGAEPTASAVVGDLVDVVRALTADPENRVPHLAFQPNAITDIGILPIEAIETAYYLRMQTEDKPGVLAKITAILAEQQISIEALIQKEPANKGAEATIIMLTHRIREKAMSAAIAAIEQLPSIKGEVTRIRVEYLNKE, encoded by the coding sequence GTGAATCCGGTAAAAGTTGGCGTACTAGGACTAGGTACAGTAGGTAGTGGAACGATTAGCGTGTTGCAACGCAATCGTGAAGAGATCGCCAGACGCGCAGGACGCGAGATTCAGGTCATTCAAGCGGCGGCGAGAGATATCAGCCGCACCCGTAGCTGCGACACTTCTGACATCGAGTTAACAACTGAAGCCAAGCAGGTCGTCAACAATCCCGATATTGATATCGTGGTTGAACTCATTGGTGGCGACACACTTGCGCGCGATTTAGTCATGACAGCGATCAATAACGGCAAGCATGTCGTTACTGCGAACAAGGCCTTGATTGCCAAATACGGAAACGAAATATTTTCCGCTGCCCAGAATAAAGGGGTGATGGTAGCGTTTGAAGCGGCCGTTGCTGGTGGTATACCCATCATCAAAGCCATTCGTGAAGGTCTGGCGGGCAATCGTATCGAGTGGCTGGCCGGTATCATTAACGGCACGGGTAATTTTATTCTTACTGAGATGCGCGACAAAGGACGAGATTTCGCTGACGTTTTATCTGAAGCGCAACGACTTGGTTATGCGGAAGCCGATCCGACCTTCGATGTGGAAGGTATCGACGCTGCGCACAAATTGACCATACTCGGTTCTATTGCTTTCGGTATTCCGCTACAGTTTGAAAAAACCTATACCGAAGGCATTACCAAAATTACACGCGATGACGTGGAATACGCCGAGCAGCTCGGTTATCGCATTAAGCATTTGGGATTTGCGCGTCGTACCGACGAAGGTATCGAGATGCGTGTCCATCCGACACTGATTCCAGAGCGACGTTTGATTGCCAATGTCGATGGTGTGATGAATGCCGTACTTGTTAAAGGCGATGCGGTTGGCGCAACCATGTATTACGGCGCCGGCGCAGGGGCAGAACCTACAGCCTCCGCAGTGGTCGGCGATTTGGTGGATGTCGTACGTGCCTTGACGGCTGACCCTGAGAATCGGGTACCGCATCTTGCCTTCCAACCGAATGCCATTACCGACATCGGTATACTTCCCATTGAGGCGATAGAGACAGCGTACTATCTGCGTATGCAGACGGAAGATAAGCCGGGAGTATTGGCTAAGATCACCGCGATATTGGCCGAGCAACAAATCAGTATCGAAGCACTCATACAGAAAGAACCTGCAAATAAAGGTGCGGAAGCAACGATAATCATGCTGACCCACCGTATTCGTGAAAAGGCTATGAGTGCCGCGATAGCCGCGATTGAACAACTTCCATCAATCAAGGGCGAGGTCACTCGCATCCGTGTGGAATATTTGAATAAAGAGTAA
- the alaC gene encoding alanine transaminase — protein sequence MFSDFQRIKRLPPYVFNIVNELKAAARARGEDIIDFGMGNPDQATPKHIVDKLVEAAQRKDTHRYSLSRGIPRLRRAICNWYKERYDVDLDPDSEAIVTIGSKEGLAHLALATLGQGDAVLVPNPTYPIHPYGFVIAGADIRHVPLMPDIDFFAELEKAIKDTWPRPKMLILNFPGNPTAQCVELEFFEKVVAIAREHNIWVIHDLAYADIVFDGYKAPSILQVPGARDIAVEFFTLSKSYNMPGWRVGFMCGNPILVGALARMKSYLDYGMFTPIQIAAITALEGPQECVQEICDMYLQRRNTLCEGLNNIGWEVEKPKATMFVWARIPEHYRSMGSLEFAKKLIKDAKVAVAPGIGFGDYGDEYVRFALIENSHRTRQAIRGIREMFREDGVAGAN from the coding sequence TTGTTCTCAGATTTTCAACGTATTAAGCGCTTGCCGCCCTATGTGTTCAACATCGTCAACGAACTGAAGGCTGCTGCCCGCGCCCGTGGAGAAGATATTATCGATTTCGGGATGGGAAATCCCGATCAGGCAACGCCGAAACATATCGTCGACAAATTGGTCGAAGCGGCACAACGCAAGGATACCCACCGATATTCACTATCGCGGGGTATTCCACGACTGCGCCGAGCGATATGTAATTGGTATAAAGAACGCTACGACGTGGACCTGGACCCTGATTCCGAGGCCATCGTCACCATCGGTTCCAAAGAGGGCCTGGCGCACCTGGCGTTGGCAACCTTGGGACAGGGCGACGCCGTTCTGGTGCCTAATCCAACGTATCCAATCCATCCATATGGCTTTGTTATAGCCGGTGCTGATATTCGACACGTGCCGCTTATGCCGGATATTGATTTCTTTGCTGAGCTGGAAAAAGCGATCAAAGACACCTGGCCCCGGCCTAAGATGCTGATACTGAATTTCCCGGGTAATCCGACTGCGCAATGCGTAGAACTGGAGTTCTTCGAGAAAGTCGTGGCTATCGCCCGTGAGCACAATATCTGGGTCATTCATGATCTGGCCTATGCCGACATCGTGTTCGATGGCTATAAAGCGCCGTCCATACTTCAGGTTCCAGGGGCAAGAGATATCGCGGTAGAGTTTTTTACCCTATCTAAAAGTTACAACATGCCGGGCTGGCGTGTTGGTTTCATGTGCGGTAACCCGATTTTGGTCGGCGCGCTTGCGCGGATGAAGTCGTATCTCGATTACGGCATGTTTACACCAATTCAAATTGCCGCGATTACGGCTTTGGAAGGGCCGCAGGAGTGCGTACAGGAAATTTGCGATATGTATTTACAGCGTCGCAATACTTTGTGTGAAGGTTTGAACAATATTGGTTGGGAAGTTGAAAAACCCAAAGCGACGATGTTTGTCTGGGCACGTATCCCAGAGCATTACCGCAGCATGGGGTCTTTGGAGTTTGCTAAGAAACTCATCAAAGACGCCAAAGTCGCTGTTGCACCAGGAATAGGATTTGGAGATTACGGTGACGAGTACGTGCGTTTCGCATTGATTGAAAACTCCCACCGTACCCGTCAGGCCATACGTGGAATACGAGAGATGTTCCGTGAAGATGGCGTTGCTGGCGCAAACTGA
- a CDS encoding MTH938/NDUFAF3 family protein — protein MQIDESFIPNANIIRSYQNRELVVALPGGKPVTRANGQQVHIRDTRTFKTSIVVTPQTIVSDLLPDSILTLAAEHIDALCQHRPELVVVGTGAQIFFPEQSLTKQLWESGIGVEFMDTAAACRTYNFLISDQRNVIAALFIG, from the coding sequence ATGCAAATTGATGAAAGCTTTATCCCAAATGCCAATATAATTCGCTCCTACCAGAATCGTGAGCTCGTGGTCGCCCTGCCAGGGGGAAAGCCGGTTACGCGAGCCAATGGGCAACAAGTCCATATCCGCGATACCCGAACCTTTAAGACGAGTATTGTGGTCACGCCTCAAACCATCGTGAGCGATTTACTTCCAGATTCCATACTGACATTGGCTGCCGAACATATAGATGCCTTATGCCAGCATCGCCCAGAGCTGGTCGTCGTCGGGACAGGGGCACAGATATTTTTTCCTGAACAGTCTCTAACGAAACAGCTATGGGAATCAGGAATAGGTGTGGAATTTATGGATACTGCGGCAGCATGCCGCACCTATAATTTTCTCATATCCGATCAGCGCAATGTGATCGCTGCGCTATTCATTGGCTGA